Proteins encoded in a region of the Macrococcus sp. 19Msa1099 genome:
- the mobP2 gene encoding MobP2 family relaxase, translating to MAGIVVISNFVVGNNKKNYSGIIDYYERYEEKNTRIQNEKEVLSEFYDYEQDGGDETLFEFINNTYDNPPNINFGNYINYMNKNIKSSGLFGDDTNHFTSDEKEVMKEAFNKGQENGSVLWGNVYSFDNEFLKKHKLYDEETGFLNEIKIKEAVRSSIRTMLKEEKIDSSAVWCGEIHYDTDNIHVHTSIVEMKNTRPIVMVEKMKKLGSKHYEPTGEFELQPKAKLKKKTLDNMKSVFANKLIDRSKDMKAISDLRTSLHHSIKLDDSKTSQIKLLNTIRKNLPKEKSKWQYNNKEMKNLRPLIDNYTMNYIKTNNKKDYQVYTKLLKDEEDFYKDLYGEGKDNRYKDPSKNKLEDLKGRMGNALLKELKKENRSMTYKNYNGNINNEKTKVKNSRLVDRNKYIDGNLKTKSNGTIKFKPPITPVKVNQAVRSTFRSYRRNRELEFEHDKLQSNIQRDLERQRYESEYGR from the coding sequence ATGGCTGGTATCGTAGTCATTTCGAATTTTGTTGTTGGAAATAATAAAAAGAACTACAGCGGAATTATTGATTATTATGAGAGGTATGAAGAAAAAAATACAAGAATACAAAATGAAAAAGAAGTATTATCTGAATTTTATGATTATGAACAAGATGGTGGAGATGAAACATTATTTGAGTTTATCAATAATACTTATGATAATCCTCCTAATATCAATTTTGGAAATTATATAAATTATATGAATAAAAATATAAAATCTTCAGGATTATTTGGAGATGATACTAATCATTTTACTTCTGACGAAAAAGAAGTAATGAAAGAAGCATTTAATAAAGGCCAAGAAAACGGTAGTGTTCTCTGGGGGAATGTCTATTCGTTTGATAATGAATTTTTAAAAAAACATAAACTCTATGATGAAGAAACAGGTTTTTTAAACGAGATAAAAATAAAAGAAGCTGTAAGATCTTCTATTAGAACTATGTTGAAGGAAGAAAAAATAGATAGCTCGGCTGTATGGTGTGGTGAGATACATTATGATACAGACAATATTCATGTTCATACTTCAATCGTCGAAATGAAAAATACAAGACCAATTGTTATGGTAGAGAAAATGAAAAAACTTGGTAGTAAACATTACGAACCTACAGGAGAGTTTGAATTACAGCCTAAAGCAAAGCTGAAGAAAAAAACGCTTGATAATATGAAAAGTGTATTTGCAAATAAATTAATAGATCGTTCTAAAGATATGAAAGCTATTAGCGACTTAAGAACATCTTTACATCATTCAATAAAGTTAGATGATTCAAAAACATCTCAAATAAAATTGCTAAATACAATCAGAAAAAACTTACCGAAAGAAAAAAGTAAGTGGCAATATAATAATAAAGAAATGAAAAACTTAAGACCTTTAATAGATAACTATACAATGAACTATATTAAAACTAATAATAAAAAAGATTATCAGGTATATACTAAATTACTAAAAGATGAGGAAGATTTCTACAAAGATCTATATGGTGAAGGAAAAGATAATAGATATAAAGACCCATCGAAAAATAAATTAGAAGATTTAAAAGGAAGAATGGGGAATGCATTACTTAAAGAATTAAAAAAAGAGAATAGGAGTATGACTTATAAAAATTATAATGGAAATATAAACAATGAAAAAACTAAAGTGAAAAATTCAAGATTAGTTGATAGGAATAAATATATTGATGGAAATTTAAAAACAAAATCTAATGGAACAATAAAGTTTAAACCTCCTATTACTCCTGTTAAAGTTAATCAAGCTGTCAGAAGTACATTTAGAAGTTACCGCAGGAATAGAGAGTTAGAGTTTGAACATGATAAATTACAAAGTAATATTCAGAGAGATTTAGAAAGACAGAGATATGAAAGTGAATATGGTAGATAA
- a CDS encoding DUF3991 and TOPRIM domain-containing protein, which translates to MKKYSNEEIAKIYSVKNRKLPDELVKQANSVNIMDYIEKKGLMVQKSSKGTFQLAEHDSLKITPSENVFNWYSRDEGGYGAVGFARVYFDMDFRSAVRDVMENADELIKTVDYSKYKKVEEPYTYDRNHMGDNTSKAEEYLVEQRGINPTLVEKLIDKGIIRQTDKYENVAFMWHKNGEIIGHEERGTGEKRFMKIASGVPENRGFSVTFGKPENLFVFESSIDALSYASIYQPINSRFISMNGLKENTMYQAMKDIYDDTGKLPENVVLCVDNDKAGRRFVSEKSASVQIGNQETTTYSSLPPRFEKNKITNSNMDIESFLEILEHDNNTNITINNTGIKLYRNVKDEYVLNYNDLDYTLDGKAHSKKKIKDAMSEIKFDISYIETTKDWNEVLKYIKENNIKELNRPLVRTSTQDIDINPVKNKDEEIER; encoded by the coding sequence ATGAAAAAATATTCTAATGAAGAAATAGCAAAAATTTATTCAGTGAAAAATAGAAAATTACCTGACGAACTGGTAAAACAGGCAAATAGTGTTAATATTATGGATTATATCGAGAAAAAAGGGTTAATGGTCCAAAAATCTTCCAAGGGAACATTTCAGTTAGCTGAACATGATTCATTAAAAATAACACCATCTGAAAATGTATTTAACTGGTATAGTCGTGATGAAGGTGGTTATGGTGCTGTAGGATTTGCTAGAGTGTATTTTGATATGGACTTTAGAAGTGCAGTCAGAGATGTTATGGAAAATGCAGATGAACTGATAAAGACAGTTGATTATAGTAAATATAAGAAGGTAGAAGAACCATATACGTATGATAGAAATCATATGGGAGATAATACATCAAAAGCAGAAGAATATTTAGTAGAACAAAGAGGAATAAATCCTACTTTAGTAGAAAAGCTAATAGATAAAGGTATAATCCGCCAAACTGACAAATATGAAAACGTTGCATTTATGTGGCATAAAAATGGTGAAATTATTGGTCACGAAGAAAGAGGTACAGGCGAAAAAAGATTCATGAAAATAGCATCAGGTGTACCTGAAAATAGAGGTTTTTCGGTCACTTTTGGTAAACCAGAAAATCTATTTGTATTCGAATCTTCGATAGATGCATTATCATACGCATCAATCTATCAGCCAATAAATTCTAGATTTATAAGTATGAATGGATTGAAAGAAAATACAATGTACCAGGCAATGAAAGATATTTATGATGATACAGGTAAATTACCAGAAAATGTTGTCTTATGTGTAGATAATGACAAAGCAGGCAGAAGATTTGTAAGTGAAAAATCAGCTTCAGTACAAATAGGTAATCAAGAGACGACAACATATAGTTCTCTGCCTCCAAGATTTGAAAAAAATAAAATAACCAATTCAAATATGGATATAGAAAGTTTCTTAGAGATTTTAGAACATGATAATAATACTAATATTACAATTAACAATACAGGTATTAAGCTGTACAGAAATGTTAAAGATGAGTATGTATTGAACTATAATGATCTGGACTATACCTTAGATGGCAAAGCGCATAGTAAAAAGAAGATTAAAGATGCTATGTCAGAAATCAAATTTGATATCAGTTATATTGAAACAACGAAAGATTGGAATGAAGTATTAAAGTATATAAAAGAAAATAATATTAAAGAGCTAAATAGACCTTTAGTACGAACAAGTACACAAGATATAGATATTAATCCAGTAAAAAATAAAGATGAAGAGATTGAAAGATGA
- a CDS encoding DNA topoisomerase, translating into MKTVIIAEKPDQAKKYGAALGSFSRKTSYLEGKTDVFPGEVYITWCIGHLVELAPMREYDEKYAKWNLEDLPFLPKQFKYQSKYSVKDQFNSMRKLLKGLTNNDQIVIATDPDREGEAIAYYVLNLLGIKDIPIKRLWANTQEPTELKNFFRKLKDGKETYRYYVEAEARGKSDYLVGMNLTRLITLLLQNKGVRTDGAFSVGRVQTPTLFMVYNREKEIENFKEKIYFDLVADGKKDSIKYQLKSDVRLDSNNEINEYINNNGLSDIPGEVKSITVTPKTTKAPKLFKLGGIQKVGNNKWGYSLDQTLSYVQSLYDKGFLSYPRTDSSLITTAEFEYLKNHLEDYKSLLNLTFDVKYTEPRKTYVDNDKVLEHYAIVPTKTIPSQQQYDDLSVQEKNIYDAVVKQTLAIFADDYHYEQTKVEIVVNDVIFKTSGNTPKIQGWKNLSNDTEEEKTTTLPSFEEGEQVELSIYGKEGRTKPPSYLTEATLGGEGGLMETCGKTIEDEELRESLSAGIGTPATRSAIVKNIIDKGYITVDKKKLRTTEKGRLLCSALEGSLISSAEMTGKWEEKLKFISDGKETQQNFIEGIEIFIQQLFKDIPAMVNENVKTSTLESVKQSEGKGLGICPKCNKGYIKHIKTNKYDFYACSEKCGFTINSVIASKKLSESNIKQLINKGKTTKIKGFKGKKGTFDTELMLDKDYKTVFNFNK; encoded by the coding sequence ATGAAAACAGTCATAATTGCTGAAAAGCCAGATCAAGCGAAAAAATATGGGGCAGCATTAGGTAGTTTTAGTAGAAAAACAAGTTATTTAGAAGGTAAAACGGATGTATTTCCAGGTGAAGTTTATATCACTTGGTGTATTGGTCATCTTGTAGAACTTGCACCGATGAGAGAATATGATGAGAAATATGCAAAATGGAACTTAGAGGATTTACCATTCTTACCTAAACAATTTAAATATCAATCGAAATATTCAGTTAAGGACCAGTTTAATTCTATGAGGAAATTGTTGAAAGGTCTGACGAATAATGATCAAATTGTTATTGCTACAGATCCTGATAGAGAGGGAGAAGCTATTGCGTACTATGTATTAAATTTATTAGGCATCAAAGATATTCCAATTAAAAGATTGTGGGCAAATACACAAGAGCCAACTGAGTTAAAGAATTTCTTCAGAAAATTAAAGGATGGAAAAGAAACATATAGATATTATGTAGAAGCCGAAGCACGTGGAAAGAGCGATTACTTAGTAGGTATGAATCTAACAAGGTTGATTACTCTACTACTTCAAAATAAAGGCGTTAGAACAGACGGTGCTTTTTCTGTAGGACGTGTGCAGACACCAACATTATTTATGGTCTATAACAGAGAAAAAGAAATTGAGAACTTCAAAGAGAAAATATACTTTGATTTAGTCGCTGATGGGAAGAAAGATAGTATTAAATATCAGTTAAAAAGTGATGTAAGATTAGATAGTAATAATGAAATAAATGAATACATCAATAATAACGGATTAAGTGATATTCCAGGAGAAGTTAAATCAATTACAGTTACTCCTAAAACAACAAAGGCACCTAAATTGTTTAAATTAGGTGGTATTCAAAAGGTCGGAAATAATAAATGGGGATATAGCTTGGATCAGACACTAAGCTATGTACAGTCATTATATGATAAAGGGTTCTTATCATACCCTAGAACAGACAGCAGTTTAATTACAACAGCAGAGTTCGAGTATCTGAAAAATCATTTAGAAGATTATAAAAGTCTTTTGAATCTTACATTTGATGTTAAATATACAGAACCACGTAAGACTTATGTAGATAACGATAAGGTGTTAGAACACTATGCTATCGTTCCTACAAAAACAATACCATCTCAGCAACAATATGATGACCTATCTGTTCAAGAAAAGAATATATATGATGCAGTAGTGAAACAAACTCTGGCCATCTTTGCAGATGATTATCACTATGAACAAACTAAAGTAGAGATAGTTGTGAATGATGTTATATTTAAAACTAGTGGTAATACACCAAAAATTCAAGGGTGGAAAAATTTAAGTAACGATACTGAAGAAGAAAAGACAACAACTTTACCGTCATTTGAAGAAGGTGAACAAGTTGAACTTAGTATATATGGTAAGGAAGGACGAACAAAGCCACCATCATACCTAACAGAAGCAACACTTGGAGGAGAAGGAGGATTGATGGAAACTTGTGGAAAGACAATAGAGGATGAAGAACTAAGAGAAAGTCTATCAGCAGGGATAGGTACACCGGCTACACGTTCTGCTATTGTTAAGAATATAATCGATAAAGGTTATATTACAGTTGATAAGAAAAAGTTGAGAACAACAGAGAAAGGTAGGTTATTATGTAGTGCCCTGGAAGGATCATTGATAAGTAGTGCTGAGATGACTGGGAAATGGGAAGAGAAATTAAAATTCATTAGTGATGGCAAAGAAACTCAACAAAACTTTATAGAAGGCATCGAAATATTTATTCAACAACTGTTTAAGGATATACCAGCTATGGTGAATGAAAATGTAAAGACTTCAACTTTAGAAAGTGTTAAACAAAGTGAAGGTAAAGGATTAGGAATATGTCCGAAATGTAATAAGGGTTATATCAAGCATATCAAGACGAATAAATATGATTTCTATGCGTGTAGTGAAAAATGTGGCTTTACCATAAATAGTGTTATTGCATCTAAAAAACTAAGTGAATCAAATATAAAACAGCTAATAAATAAAGGTAAAACAACAAAAATTAAAGGCTTTAAAGGAAAGAAAGGGACATTTGATACAGAATTAATGCTAGATAAAGATTACAAGACAGTTTTCAATTTCAATAAATAA
- a CDS encoding SEC-C domain-containing protein, translating to MLLATWRSTNYSKYTKFNELKNIHYVTKNDYYIWCINADNLQNLITNSILTCLRYPEKLYIFESEDYLIIDKSEWYKAIRLHDVNQGLLNPLDYVVDANFTGPVEYLVKEIPKNCETYEVLPFEIECENIIMNKSYQQSLSKFKEVYQKPNYSSYEKSVKIARLNQMNFLTYVLPVIWSKKESEKIDLKNIMPLTWEQIEVLATTFIGLALCKKPDYLLEMTAGFHYWDTTEGNWDHKFHNLLVEKSINTLNKKTVKLYSDINDVKVNRNDLCPCGSGKKVKKCHIK from the coding sequence ATGTTATTAGCTACTTGGAGAAGTACAAATTATTCAAAATATACTAAATTTAATGAACTTAAGAATATTCATTATGTAACGAAAAACGATTATTATATATGGTGTATAAATGCTGATAATTTACAAAATTTAATAACAAATTCTATTTTAACTTGTTTAAGATATCCTGAAAAACTATATATTTTTGAATCCGAAGACTATTTAATAATAGATAAATCAGAGTGGTACAAAGCTATAAGACTACATGATGTAAATCAAGGGTTGTTGAATCCATTAGATTATGTTGTAGATGCAAATTTTACTGGTCCAGTAGAGTATTTAGTTAAAGAAATACCTAAAAACTGTGAAACATATGAGGTATTACCCTTTGAAATAGAATGTGAAAATATTATTATGAATAAATCTTACCAACAATCATTATCAAAGTTTAAAGAGGTATACCAAAAACCAAATTATTCTTCATATGAAAAATCAGTAAAAATAGCTAGATTAAATCAAATGAATTTTTTAACATATGTATTACCAGTAATCTGGTCGAAAAAAGAATCTGAAAAGATTGATTTAAAAAATATTATGCCATTAACATGGGAACAAATAGAAGTTTTAGCTACTACATTTATAGGTCTAGCATTGTGTAAGAAACCTGATTATCTTTTAGAGATGACAGCAGGTTTTCACTATTGGGATACTACTGAGGGTAATTGGGATCATAAATTTCATAACTTGTTAGTGGAAAAATCTATAAATACTTTAAATAAGAAAACTGTAAAGTTATATTCAGATATTAATGATGTAAAAGTTAATAGAAATGATTTATGTCCTTGCGGAAGTGGAAAGAAAGTGAAAAAATGCCATATTAAATAA
- a CDS encoding class A sortase, whose amino-acid sequence MNRIHEETINVSKGTIKENKKKINAMQQATDDSISSTNNNGTADKNNIGYQENTENYDSISYDPSAIQSLSRIPKFQEVNMNFLVGYIQIPEVNLELPVLEGLTNENLNVATGTMKPGQEMGKRNYAIAGHHMPNENLLFSPLMRVKKGNLAYLTDKDRTYVYKVIKTEVLDVNRGDVVADAEGDKIITLITCTDIKGTARWMVRGKLIKTINN is encoded by the coding sequence ATGAATAGAATTCATGAAGAAACAATCAATGTATCTAAAGGAACGATCAAAGAAAATAAAAAGAAAATCAATGCAATGCAGCAGGCGACAGATGATAGTATATCATCGACTAATAATAATGGTACTGCCGATAAAAACAATATAGGTTATCAAGAAAATACAGAGAATTATGATTCTATATCATATGACCCAAGTGCTATTCAATCATTAAGCAGAATTCCCAAATTTCAAGAAGTGAATATGAACTTTCTTGTTGGATATATTCAGATACCTGAAGTGAACCTGGAACTGCCCGTATTAGAAGGCTTAACAAATGAAAATCTAAATGTTGCAACTGGAACGATGAAGCCAGGTCAAGAGATGGGAAAACGTAACTATGCGATTGCAGGACATCATATGCCGAATGAGAACTTATTGTTTTCACCATTAATGAGAGTAAAAAAAGGAAATTTAGCATATCTAACAGATAAGGATAGAACATATGTATATAAAGTTATTAAAACTGAAGTACTAGACGTTAATAGAGGAGATGTAGTTGCAGATGCAGAGGGAGATAAAATTATTACATTAATTACTTGTACTGATATAAAAGGAACAGCACGTTGGATGGTTAGAGGAAAGTTAATTAAGACTATTAATAATTAA
- a CDS encoding CPBP family intramembrane glutamic endopeptidase — protein sequence MINKYIRWCTIGVLLLIFTQLICGIIFNLLHIDIVNNDINKTGELLNNISAKFITFLAAPVIEEFIFRYLLFRKDAEYPINIVTAIISSFVFGLVHGKDMILTIPLIINGLIYCLVYHKSNSIFVSIITHSIFNIFIFTILLINTR from the coding sequence ATGATTAATAAATATATCAGATGGTGCACAATAGGGGTATTGTTACTAATTTTTACTCAGCTAATATGTGGAATAATATTTAATCTATTACATATAGACATCGTAAACAATGATATAAATAAAACAGGAGAATTGTTAAATAATATATCTGCGAAGTTTATTACTTTTTTAGCAGCTCCTGTAATTGAAGAATTTATTTTTAGATACTTGTTATTTCGTAAAGATGCTGAATACCCTATAAATATTGTGACTGCAATTATAAGTTCTTTTGTATTTGGGTTAGTACATGGTAAAGATATGATACTAACAATACCTCTTATAATTAATGGGCTAATTTATTGTTTAGTCTATCATAAATCTAATAGTATTTTTGTATCTATCATCACACATAGTATTTTTAACATCTTTATATTCACTATACTACTTATCAATACAAGGTGA
- a CDS encoding restriction endonuclease encodes MIEIIIFSGFLIVCIYFTIKKSRHKKANKRLASSGLSAIDHMTGKEFENYLKSLFHEMGYRSIVTKSSNDFGADLVLKSEKDIIVIQAKRYKGKVGIKAVQEVYSAKGYYRAEEAFVFTNSYFTSSAKKLAESIGVNLCDRDKLKEIKKLTKQLCIYIAIL; translated from the coding sequence ATGATAGAGATTATCATTTTTTCAGGATTTTTGATAGTCTGTATTTACTTTACTATAAAGAAATCGAGACACAAAAAAGCTAATAAAAGATTAGCTTCTTCTGGTCTATCTGCGATAGATCATATGACTGGCAAAGAATTTGAGAACTATTTAAAATCACTTTTTCATGAAATGGGATATAGATCGATAGTTACAAAGTCATCAAATGATTTTGGTGCTGATTTAGTGTTAAAAAGTGAAAAAGATATTATCGTAATTCAAGCTAAGAGATATAAAGGGAAAGTTGGAATTAAAGCAGTCCAGGAAGTATATTCAGCAAAAGGGTACTATAGGGCAGAGGAGGCATTTGTATTTACAAACTCTTATTTTACGTCTAGTGCAAAGAAACTAGCTGAATCAATTGGAGTTAATTTATGTGACAGAGATAAGTTAAAGGAAATAAAAAAACTTACAAAACAGCTATGTATATATATAGCTATTTTGTAA
- a CDS encoding lysozyme family protein, which translates to MIEFLKNKLKKATRKKIMLWIAGIATSSTPFTIALITAVPIVLICMLLFLGGSNEGYEQEQSSSMGTIDGVALPEGCTKHSDRIKKELKSQGVDESHLNVMLAICAQESGGSVSDIFQASESKGLPPNTIGPTESIKAGVSAYKEVLNKSKAKKIGDDNWKAALQSYNFGEGFLDFFFEKGAKFSEDIAQQFSKKMAKETGWTSYGDPKYVEHVMRYLSQASGGTLDGNAIGSPVDPKLLNRVTCKIGGYPGHPGIDIALPEGTPIYAITDGKVVEAVNGYTVGGLSSSLLGKDNHVTVISKDNPTLYMNYRHLKLNGVLVKKGDTVKAGQQVGLSGNTGYTSGPHLHLDALKNNQYTISAAVDWFSPLEKKFNVKGSLGCGL; encoded by the coding sequence ATGATAGAATTTCTAAAAAATAAATTGAAGAAAGCAACAAGAAAAAAAATAATGCTATGGATTGCAGGAATTGCAACGTCATCTACACCTTTCACAATTGCTTTGATAACTGCTGTCCCGATAGTTCTAATTTGTATGCTCTTATTTCTAGGTGGATCAAATGAAGGATATGAACAAGAACAATCATCATCTATGGGTACGATTGACGGAGTAGCTTTACCTGAAGGATGTACCAAACATTCAGACAGAATAAAAAAAGAACTTAAATCTCAAGGTGTAGATGAAAGTCATTTAAATGTCATGCTAGCAATTTGTGCACAGGAAAGTGGAGGAAGTGTGTCGGATATATTCCAAGCATCAGAAAGCAAAGGGCTACCACCAAACACAATAGGTCCGACGGAATCAATTAAAGCAGGAGTGTCGGCATATAAAGAAGTGTTAAATAAATCTAAAGCAAAAAAAATTGGAGATGACAATTGGAAAGCAGCACTACAAAGTTACAATTTTGGTGAAGGATTTTTAGATTTCTTTTTTGAGAAAGGCGCAAAGTTCTCTGAAGATATTGCACAACAGTTTTCAAAGAAAATGGCAAAAGAAACAGGATGGACAAGTTATGGTGACCCTAAATATGTTGAACATGTTATGCGATATTTATCACAGGCATCTGGTGGGACATTAGATGGAAACGCAATTGGTTCACCCGTTGATCCAAAACTTTTGAATCGTGTTACTTGTAAGATCGGAGGATATCCTGGTCATCCAGGAATAGACATAGCATTGCCAGAAGGCACACCAATATACGCAATCACTGACGGTAAGGTAGTTGAGGCAGTAAATGGATATACGGTTGGTGGATTGTCAAGTTCATTATTAGGTAAAGATAATCACGTCACTGTAATCTCTAAAGACAATCCAACCTTATATATGAACTATAGACATTTAAAATTAAATGGCGTGTTAGTAAAAAAAGGTGATACTGTAAAAGCAGGACAGCAAGTTGGACTTTCTGGTAATACAGGTTATACAAGTGGTCCACATTTACATTTAGATGCGCTAAAAAATAATCAATATACTATAAGTGCAGCTGTTGATTGGTTCAGTCCATTGGAGAAAAAATTTAATGTCAAAGGTAGTCTCGGCTGTGGATTATAA
- a CDS encoding restriction endonuclease subunit S, with product MNKKWLPFELSDSRYFTLTSSTCFIDATNIKNLGEQIYPYITRTEKNNGIAKFISQQKHPINKGNVITIGLDTQTVFYQEYDFYTGQNIQVLNVKNLTKNIGLFLIPLIKDSLMYLNWGGNGATLGRLKRKKIMLPVNQNNEPDYEYMDQYVKSLHKKTLKTIQIFRKNNVTNISNPAYWKPVSINEIFKEIKRRKRLIKKIKK from the coding sequence TTGAATAAAAAATGGTTGCCTTTTGAATTATCAGATAGCAGATATTTCACACTAACATCATCTACATGTTTCATTGATGCTACAAATATAAAAAACCTCGGTGAACAGATTTACCCCTATATCACACGAACTGAAAAAAATAATGGTATAGCTAAATTCATATCACAACAAAAACATCCTATTAACAAAGGAAATGTCATAACGATAGGTTTAGATACACAAACAGTATTTTATCAAGAATACGACTTCTATACAGGTCAAAACATTCAAGTGTTAAATGTAAAAAACCTCACTAAGAATATTGGTTTATTCTTAATACCATTGATAAAAGATAGTTTAATGTATTTAAATTGGGGTGGCAATGGTGCAACTCTAGGACGTTTAAAAAGAAAAAAGATTATGCTACCAGTAAACCAAAATAATGAACCTGATTATGAATACATGGATCAATATGTTAAATCCCTACACAAAAAAACATTAAAAACTATTCAAATCTTTAGAAAGAATAATGTAACTAATATTTCAAACCCAGCATATTGGAAGCCAGTTTCTATCAATGAAATATTCAAAGAAATCAAACGTAGAAAAAGATTAATCAAAAAAATCAAAAAATAG
- a CDS encoding zincin-like metallopeptidase domain-containing protein, with amino-acid sequence MAYNKKSWAKAKEEEKKKWADDALEQISFHKMNVEDVKEYFEFMSNMYDYSPRNIGMMKNQYPGAEFVASKEKFKELGFDILENQKPIKILAPNKVTYMKLGNDNLKQLKYATKEEREKVKNKEIITVQKTFYKLAPVYDLTQTNAKPEDYPKVYPNARIDLKLDNPKLALEIKKANIKYLEKLGIPVSVENFSVNGLGTAKGYYEPLNHKIALNSLNTESENIMTLVHETAHALMHNKESTYAKEYKGLNVKELEAELTSFVVNKHFGIDTSEQTIPYIASWTDNLKNIKDVESSLKDIQHTSSRIINGIEENISKEFLKEMENVTVIDNISLDGNYPMDFEEFKELQSYLPIKSNTKTGIALKTTEISKPSYLVKRLDELSKTKTVGLDIDGNFKQPIIHIKETNQVMPLKVLSKNIKSNDFDIEAFTYEVYTNPHQKLFDGDFNVFNNKTVMEQVKIDADLNGVPDIYQKSIDNMKESNISRESTHEKKMELN; translated from the coding sequence ATGGCATATAATAAAAAATCCTGGGCTAAAGCAAAAGAAGAAGAAAAGAAAAAATGGGCTGATGATGCACTTGAACAAATATCATTTCATAAAATGAATGTAGAAGATGTCAAAGAATATTTTGAGTTTATGTCAAATATGTACGATTATTCGCCTAGAAATATAGGAATGATGAAAAATCAATATCCAGGTGCAGAATTTGTAGCATCAAAAGAGAAGTTTAAAGAATTAGGTTTCGATATCCTTGAAAATCAAAAGCCGATAAAAATACTAGCTCCAAATAAAGTTACTTATATGAAACTTGGAAATGATAATTTAAAACAATTGAAGTATGCTACTAAAGAAGAAAGAGAGAAAGTAAAAAATAAAGAAATTATAACAGTGCAAAAAACTTTCTATAAACTAGCACCGGTTTATGATTTAACACAAACTAATGCGAAACCAGAAGATTATCCGAAGGTATATCCAAATGCTCGAATAGATTTGAAATTAGATAATCCAAAGTTAGCATTAGAAATTAAAAAAGCTAATATAAAATACTTAGAGAAATTAGGAATACCTGTTAGCGTTGAAAATTTCAGCGTAAATGGTTTAGGTACTGCAAAAGGTTACTATGAACCACTCAATCATAAGATTGCACTTAATAGTTTAAATACTGAAAGTGAAAATATAATGACATTAGTACATGAAACAGCACATGCACTAATGCATAACAAAGAAAGTACCTATGCTAAAGAATATAAGGGACTAAACGTAAAAGAATTAGAAGCAGAATTAACATCTTTTGTTGTTAATAAACATTTTGGTATTGATACGTCTGAACAAACAATTCCATATATAGCTAGCTGGACTGATAATCTAAAGAACATAAAAGATGTAGAATCATCTTTAAAGGATATACAGCATACGTCATCTCGTATTATAAATGGAATTGAAGAAAATATTTCTAAGGAGTTTTTAAAAGAAATGGAAAATGTAACGGTTATTGATAATATTTCATTAGATGGAAACTACCCTATGGATTTTGAAGAATTTAAAGAACTTCAATCATATTTACCTATTAAATCAAATACTAAAACAGGGATTGCACTAAAGACTACAGAAATATCTAAACCATCGTATTTAGTAAAAAGATTGGATGAACTATCTAAGACTAAAACAGTGGGGTTAGATATAGATGGGAATTTTAAACAACCAATCATTCATATAAAAGAAACTAACCAAGTGATGCCTCTTAAAGTATTATCAAAGAATATAAAGAGTAATGATTTTGATATAGAAGCATTTACTTATGAAGTATATACTAATCCTCATCAAAAATTATTTGATGGGGATTTTAATGTATTTAATAATAAGACAGTTATGGAACAAGTGAAAATTGATGCAGATTTAAATGGTGTTCCTGATATATATCAAAAATCTATTGATAATATGAAAGAAAGTAATATATCGAGAGAAAGCACACACGAAAAGAAGATGGAATTAAATTAA